From one Herpetosiphon gulosus genomic stretch:
- a CDS encoding R3H domain-containing nucleic acid-binding protein, translating to MLDRREITHNIDLLLSTLPPRLAEPLATHEQKDQVIEIVMDLGRLPEARFRHDQSSFLSETEVSREDLDYVTERIGQFGEDNRAGIQRTLHRISAIRNRSGVVIGLTCRVGRAVYGTIEIVRDLVEAGKSILILGKPGTGKTTMLREVARVLADDFLKRVVIVDTSNEIAGDGDIPHPGIGRARRMQVARPAEQHNVMIEAVENHMPQVIVIDEIGTELEAQAARTIAERGVQLVGTAHGNTLENLMLNPTLSDLIGGIQAVTLGDEEARRRGTQKTVLERKAPPTFDVLVEIQSWDDVTIYQEVASAVDSILQGNEPTAEQRTKDEQGEIVVHEGRPERLDSEASTMLTRRGGYRSRERDRDRGDHGERDWRRKSERREAQREERERYSLALNGSTSPKTEEPSVLVKKPGKNAPAKIFAFGVSRNRLEKALDRLGITASLVREMEQATMVITLKNYYRQHPTRLRDAEERGIPVYVLRSNTQTQMEECLGSAFEISISPSDPLSEAMEEVEEAISQVMDGSTESIELSPQSSYVRRLQHQIVERYNLQSESTGKEPRRRIRIFR from the coding sequence ATGTTAGATCGTCGCGAAATTACCCATAATATCGATCTGTTGCTGTCAACCTTGCCGCCACGTTTGGCCGAGCCGTTGGCAACCCATGAACAGAAAGATCAAGTTATAGAAATTGTCATGGATTTGGGGCGCTTGCCCGAGGCGCGGTTTCGCCACGACCAATCAAGTTTCCTCAGCGAAACTGAAGTCTCACGCGAAGATCTCGATTATGTGACCGAGCGGATTGGCCAATTTGGTGAGGATAATCGCGCTGGGATTCAGCGCACGCTGCACCGCATTTCAGCCATTCGCAACCGCTCTGGGGTGGTGATTGGCTTGACCTGTCGGGTTGGCCGCGCGGTCTATGGCACAATCGAAATCGTGCGCGATTTGGTCGAAGCTGGTAAATCGATCTTGATTTTAGGCAAACCTGGGACTGGTAAAACCACCATGCTGCGTGAAGTCGCTCGCGTCTTGGCCGACGACTTTCTCAAGCGGGTGGTAATCGTCGATACCTCGAACGAAATCGCTGGCGATGGCGATATTCCCCACCCAGGGATTGGTCGTGCTCGCCGCATGCAAGTGGCTCGGCCAGCCGAGCAACACAATGTGATGATCGAGGCGGTCGAAAATCACATGCCCCAAGTGATTGTGATCGATGAAATTGGTACGGAGTTGGAAGCCCAAGCTGCCCGCACTATCGCCGAACGCGGGGTACAATTGGTCGGTACGGCCCACGGGAATACCTTGGAAAACCTGATGCTCAACCCAACCCTCTCCGATCTGATCGGTGGGATTCAAGCAGTAACCTTGGGCGATGAAGAAGCTCGGCGACGTGGCACGCAAAAAACCGTGCTCGAACGCAAAGCGCCGCCAACCTTCGATGTGTTGGTCGAAATTCAAAGCTGGGACGATGTAACAATTTATCAAGAAGTCGCTTCAGCCGTCGATTCAATTTTGCAGGGCAATGAACCAACCGCTGAACAACGCACCAAGGATGAGCAAGGCGAAATTGTGGTACACGAAGGCCGCCCAGAACGGCTTGATAGCGAAGCCAGCACCATGCTCACACGCCGTGGCGGCTATCGTAGCCGTGAACGCGACCGTGATCGCGGTGACCATGGCGAACGCGACTGGCGGCGTAAAAGCGAACGGCGTGAAGCCCAACGCGAAGAGCGCGAACGCTATAGCTTGGCGCTGAATGGCAGCACCAGCCCAAAAACCGAAGAACCAAGCGTGCTGGTTAAAAAGCCTGGTAAAAATGCTCCTGCTAAGATTTTTGCCTTTGGGGTTAGCCGTAATCGTTTGGAAAAAGCCTTAGATCGATTGGGCATTACCGCTAGTTTGGTGCGCGAGATGGAACAAGCCACGATGGTGATTACGCTAAAAAATTACTATCGCCAGCACCCAACTCGGCTGCGTGATGCCGAAGAACGCGGGATTCCAGTGTATGTGCTACGCTCGAACACCCAAACCCAAATGGAAGAATGCCTCGGCTCGGCCTTCGAAATCAGCATCAGTCCTAGCGACCCGCTGAGCGAGGCCATGGAAGAGGTTGAAGAAGCAATTAGTCAAGTCATGGATGGCTCAACCGAAAGTATCGAACTGAGTCCGCAAAGTTCCTATGTGCGTAGGTTGCAACATCAGATTGTTGAGCGGTACAATCTACAATCAGAAAGTACTGGCAAAGAACCACGTCGCCGTATTCGGATCTTTCGCTAA
- the tmk gene encoding dTMP kinase, protein MSLFITFEGPEGSGKSTQARYLKDYLQQAGYPVILTREPGGTPISDAVRRLVLDGQWTAMEPTTETLLFAAARAQLVGEVILPYLKLGGIVLCDRYADSTFAHQGYGLGRNLTELREITRFATGGLQPDLTFFLDLPVEQGLQRKRKQRDDFRESSQLALPLPHLPQPSPSQNEHWNRLDAREIAYHERVRSGYLEMIAADPHRWQVFDAGIERESLTEQLLLAVQPHLTTIKTLS, encoded by the coding sequence ATGAGCTTGTTCATTACCTTTGAAGGCCCAGAAGGTAGCGGGAAGAGCACCCAAGCCCGCTACCTCAAGGATTATCTACAACAGGCTGGCTATCCAGTCATCTTAACTCGTGAGCCAGGCGGAACGCCAATTAGCGATGCTGTGCGGCGGCTTGTGCTCGATGGTCAATGGACGGCGATGGAGCCGACAACCGAAACCCTCTTGTTTGCTGCCGCTCGTGCTCAGTTAGTTGGCGAAGTGATCTTGCCCTATCTGAAACTGGGCGGCATTGTTTTGTGCGACCGTTATGCCGATTCGACCTTTGCCCACCAAGGTTATGGCTTGGGTCGTAATTTAACCGAATTACGCGAAATTACCCGTTTTGCAACTGGCGGCTTACAACCCGATTTAACCTTCTTTCTGGATTTGCCAGTTGAGCAAGGCTTGCAGCGCAAACGTAAACAGCGCGATGATTTTCGTGAATCAAGCCAATTGGCCTTGCCCTTGCCCCACTTGCCCCAACCAAGCCCCAGCCAAAACGAACATTGGAATCGACTCGATGCCCGCGAGATCGCCTACCACGAACGGGTGCGCAGTGGCTACCTTGAGATGATCGCCGCTGATCCGCATCGTTGGCAGGTGTTTGATGCAGGAATTGAGCGCGAAAGCCTCACCGAACAATTGCTTTTGGCCGTCCAGCCGCATCTCACGACAATTAAAACCTTGAGCTAA
- a CDS encoding zinc ribbon domain-containing protein: MTEIIAELKSILPIVGMIVGGYLVLLWVASLVWTYRDIDSRSNDVLVQVLSTSMAFFLPFAGLLLYMLVRPRETLTQKYERELEETFMRRDIEDEHVCPNCQRSIQADFILCPHCQTHLRRNCGNCNRVIDMTWQVCPYCAAPANTRINSQPLRQPEYEQHYAR; encoded by the coding sequence ATGACAGAAATTATTGCAGAACTTAAAAGCATCTTGCCAATTGTTGGCATGATTGTTGGGGGCTATTTGGTGCTCTTATGGGTTGCCTCGCTGGTATGGACTTACCGCGATATTGATAGCCGCTCCAACGATGTTTTGGTGCAAGTGCTTTCAACCTCGATGGCCTTCTTTTTGCCATTTGCTGGGTTGTTGTTATATATGTTGGTGCGCCCGCGCGAAACGCTCACCCAAAAATATGAGCGCGAATTGGAAGAAACCTTTATGCGTCGCGATATTGAGGATGAACATGTCTGCCCAAATTGCCAACGCAGCATTCAGGCAGATTTTATTTTGTGCCCGCATTGCCAAACCCATTTGCGCCGCAACTGTGGCAATTGCAATCGGGTGATCGATATGACCTGGCAGGTTTGCCCGTACTGCGCAGCCCCAGCCAACACTCGCATCAACAGCCAACCATTGCGCCAACCAGAATATGAACAACACTACGCCCGCTAG